In Pseudomonas sp. MYb327, one DNA window encodes the following:
- the quiC gene encoding 3-dehydroshikimate dehydratase QuiC: MQRSIATVSLSGTLPEKLEAIAAAGFDGVEIFENDLLYYDGSPREIKQMCADLGIAITLFQPFRDFEGCRRDRLSRNLERAERKFDLMQELGTDLVLVCSNASADSIGDEQILVDDLRLLAERAGARGLRIGYEALAWGRHVNTYQQVWNIVRQADHPNLGVLLDSFHTLSLKGDPSAIADIPGDKIFFVQMADAPILAMDVLEWSRHFRCFPGQGEFDLPGFLAPIIKSGYTGPLSLEIFNDGFRAAPPRANAADGLRSLLYLEEKTRERLAQEAKPAGHPEILFETPTASEYNGIEFLEFAVDESLGAKLSHWLERLGFVKAGQHRSKSVSLLRQGDINLILNSEPYSFGHSFFEAHGPSLCATAVRVKDSASALARAVAYKGQPYRGLVGPNELELAAVRAPDGSLIYLVDQNADVYGTDFNLQPDAVSTGGLKRIDHMAMALPADSLDSWVLFYKSLLDFEADDEVVLPDPYGLVKSRALRSRDSSIRLPLNISENRNTAISHALSSYRGSGVHHIAFDCDDIFAEVSRAKEAGVPLLDIPLNYYDDLAARFDFDDEFLSELAYYNVLYDRDAQGGELFHVYTEPFEGRFFFEIIQRKNGYAGYGAANVAVRLAAMAKSRSGAVRQTKL; encoded by the coding sequence ATGCAGCGTTCCATTGCCACCGTGTCCTTGAGCGGTACCCTGCCGGAAAAACTCGAAGCCATTGCTGCCGCAGGTTTCGACGGCGTCGAGATCTTCGAGAACGACCTTCTCTACTACGACGGCAGCCCGCGGGAAATTAAACAGATGTGCGCCGATCTCGGGATCGCCATCACCCTGTTTCAACCGTTCCGGGATTTCGAAGGCTGCCGCCGTGACCGTTTGTCGCGAAATCTCGAACGGGCCGAGCGCAAATTCGACCTGATGCAGGAACTGGGCACCGACCTGGTGCTGGTGTGCAGCAACGCCTCGGCCGATTCCATCGGTGATGAACAGATTCTAGTTGATGACTTGCGCCTGCTGGCTGAACGCGCCGGCGCGCGAGGCCTGCGGATCGGTTACGAAGCGTTGGCCTGGGGTCGTCACGTAAACACGTATCAACAGGTGTGGAACATCGTCCGTCAGGCGGATCACCCGAACCTCGGCGTGTTGCTCGACAGCTTTCACACCTTGTCGCTCAAGGGCGACCCAAGTGCCATTGCCGATATTCCTGGCGACAAGATCTTCTTCGTGCAAATGGCCGATGCGCCGATCCTGGCCATGGATGTGCTGGAGTGGAGCCGGCATTTCCGTTGCTTCCCGGGCCAGGGCGAATTCGATTTGCCGGGTTTCCTCGCGCCGATCATCAAGAGTGGCTACACCGGGCCGCTGTCGCTGGAAATCTTCAATGATGGCTTCCGCGCCGCACCGCCACGGGCCAATGCCGCCGACGGTTTGCGTTCGTTGCTGTACCTCGAAGAGAAAACCCGCGAGCGTCTGGCGCAGGAAGCCAAACCTGCCGGCCATCCCGAAATTTTGTTTGAGACGCCAACAGCCAGCGAATACAACGGCATCGAATTTCTCGAATTTGCCGTGGACGAAAGCCTCGGCGCCAAGCTTTCCCATTGGCTGGAACGCCTGGGCTTCGTCAAGGCCGGCCAGCATCGCTCCAAGAGCGTCAGCCTGTTGCGCCAGGGTGATATCAACCTGATTCTCAACTCCGAGCCTTACTCGTTCGGCCACAGTTTTTTCGAGGCGCACGGTCCATCGCTATGCGCCACCGCCGTGCGGGTCAAGGACAGCGCCAGTGCTCTGGCACGCGCCGTGGCTTATAAAGGTCAGCCTTATCGCGGTCTGGTCGGCCCCAATGAACTGGAACTCGCCGCCGTGCGTGCGCCGGATGGCAGCCTGATTTACCTGGTGGATCAGAACGCCGACGTCTACGGCACCGACTTCAATCTGCAGCCGGACGCGGTGAGCACTGGCGGCCTCAAGCGCATCGACCACATGGCCATGGCGTTGCCGGCCGACAGCCTCGACAGTTGGGTGCTTTTCTATAAGAGCCTGTTGGATTTCGAGGCCGACGACGAAGTGGTTCTGCCCGACCCCTACGGCTTGGTGAAGAGCCGCGCATTGCGCAGTCGAGACAGCTCGATCCGCCTGCCACTGAACATTTCCGAGAACCGCAACACCGCGATCTCACACGCGCTGTCGAGTTATCGCGGTTCGGGTGTGCATCACATCGCATTCGATTGTGACGACATCTTTGCTGAAGTCAGTCGCGCGAAAGAGGCGGGGGTACCGCTGCTGGATATCCCGCTCAATTACTACGACGACCTGGCCGCACGCTTCGATTTCGATGACGAGTTCCTGAGTGAACTGGCCTATTACAACGTGTTGTACGACCGTGATGCCCAAGGCGGCGAACTGTTCCACGTTTACACCGAGCCGTTCGAGGGACGTTTCTTTTTCGAGATCATCCAGCGCAAAAACGGTTATGCCGGATACGGTGCGGCCAACGTAGCGGTAAGACTGGCGGCCATGGCCAAATCCCGCAGTGGTGCCGTCCGTCAGACAAAGTTGTAG
- a CDS encoding NCS2 family permease, translating into MLERLFQLKAHNTNVRTEILAGVTTFLAMAYILFVNPSILGETGMDKGAVFVATCLAAAIGSTVMGLIANYPIALAPGMGLNAFFTYTVVLHMGHTWQVALGAVFISAVCFFLLSIFRIREWIINSIPLPLRSAIAAGIGLFLALIALHNAGIVVSNPATMVGLGDLKQPAPILATLGFALIVALEALAVRGAVLIGILVVTIASIALGFTPFGGVMSMPPSLAPTFLQLDIKGALDIGLVSVIFAFLFVDLFDNSGTLIGVAKRAGLMGKDGHMPKMGRALIADSTAAMAGSLLGTSTTTSYIESAAGVSAGGRTGLTAVVVAILFLLALFFSPLASSVPAFATAPALLFVAVLMTSGLAEIDWDDITVAAPVVITALAMPFTYSIANGIAFGFISWTAIKLMSGRGRELNPALVILSILFVIKLGWFNA; encoded by the coding sequence ATGCTGGAAAGGCTGTTTCAACTCAAGGCACACAACACCAATGTACGCACCGAGATCCTGGCGGGCGTCACGACCTTTTTGGCCATGGCCTACATTCTGTTCGTCAACCCGAGCATCCTCGGCGAGACCGGCATGGACAAGGGCGCGGTGTTTGTCGCCACCTGCCTGGCCGCAGCCATCGGCTCGACGGTCATGGGCCTGATCGCCAACTACCCGATCGCCCTCGCACCGGGCATGGGCCTGAACGCCTTCTTTACCTACACCGTGGTCCTGCACATGGGCCATACCTGGCAAGTGGCGCTGGGCGCGGTATTCATCTCGGCAGTGTGTTTCTTTCTGCTGTCGATCTTCCGCATCCGTGAATGGATCATCAACAGCATCCCGCTGCCGCTGCGCTCGGCGATCGCAGCCGGCATCGGCCTGTTTCTGGCGCTGATCGCCCTGCATAACGCCGGCATCGTCGTCAGTAACCCGGCAACCATGGTTGGCCTCGGTGACTTGAAGCAACCTGCTCCGATCCTCGCCACCCTCGGCTTTGCCCTGATTGTTGCCCTTGAAGCCCTTGCCGTGCGCGGTGCGGTGCTGATCGGCATTCTGGTGGTGACTATCGCCTCGATCGCCTTGGGCTTCACACCGTTCGGTGGCGTGATGTCGATGCCACCTTCGCTGGCCCCGACCTTCCTGCAACTGGACATCAAGGGCGCACTGGACATCGGTCTGGTCAGCGTGATCTTCGCTTTCCTGTTCGTTGACCTGTTCGACAACTCCGGCACCCTGATCGGCGTCGCCAAGCGCGCCGGGCTGATGGGCAAGGACGGCCACATGCCGAAAATGGGCCGCGCCCTGATCGCCGACAGTACCGCGGCCATGGCCGGTTCCCTGCTGGGCACCTCAACCACCACCAGCTACATCGAATCCGCCGCCGGCGTGAGTGCCGGTGGCCGCACTGGCCTGACCGCCGTCGTGGTGGCGATCCTGTTCCTGCTGGCGCTGTTTTTCTCGCCACTGGCCTCCAGCGTCCCGGCGTTCGCCACTGCGCCAGCACTGCTATTCGTCGCCGTACTGATGACATCCGGCCTGGCCGAAATAGACTGGGACGACATCACCGTTGCCGCACCGGTAGTGATTACCGCGCTGGCCATGCCGTTCACTTACTCCATCGCTAACGGTATCGCCTTCGGTTTCATTTCCTGGACCGCCATCAAGTTGATGTCCGGTCGCGGCCGAGAGCTGAACCCGGCGCTGGTGATCCTGTCGATTCTGTTCGTGATCAAACTGGGTTGGTTCAACGCATGA
- a CDS encoding MFS transporter → MTTATGGIGDKIRGAMAVGKTRWGMLALVFFATTLNYIDRAALGVMQPILAKEMSWTAMDYANINFWFQVGYAIGFVLQGRLIDRVGVKRVFFCAVLLWSLATGAHGLATSAVGFMVCRFILGLTEAANYPACVKTTRLWFPAGERAVATGIFNAGTNVGAMFTPMLLPLILHVWGWQAAFLCMSALGGIWLLFWGLKYFNPEDHPSVKQSELDYIQNEVEPEQTRVPFSKILRMRGTWAFALAYSITAPVFWFYLYWLPPFLNQQYNLGINVTQMGIPLIIIYLTADFGSVGGGILSSFLIGRGVNPIKARLMSMFLFACCIIGVIMAAGSSNLWVAVAAISLAIGAHQAWTANIWSLVMDYTPKHMMSTVFGFGGMCAAIGGMFMTQLVGHILTITNNNYTVLFTMIPAMYFIALIWMYFMAPRKIPKVDV, encoded by the coding sequence ATGACTACTGCTACTGGCGGCATCGGTGACAAAATCCGCGGCGCCATGGCGGTCGGCAAGACCCGTTGGGGCATGCTGGCGCTGGTGTTCTTCGCCACCACCCTGAACTACATCGATCGCGCCGCCCTCGGCGTCATGCAGCCTATCCTGGCCAAGGAGATGAGCTGGACGGCGATGGACTACGCCAACATCAACTTCTGGTTCCAGGTCGGCTACGCCATCGGTTTCGTGCTGCAAGGCCGCTTGATCGACCGTGTCGGCGTCAAGCGCGTGTTCTTCTGCGCGGTGCTGCTCTGGAGCCTGGCGACCGGTGCCCATGGCCTGGCCACTTCGGCGGTCGGCTTCATGGTTTGCCGTTTCATCCTCGGCCTGACCGAAGCCGCCAACTACCCGGCCTGCGTGAAAACCACGCGCCTGTGGTTCCCGGCCGGTGAACGAGCGGTGGCCACCGGTATTTTCAACGCCGGGACCAACGTCGGCGCGATGTTCACCCCGATGCTGTTGCCGTTGATCCTCCACGTGTGGGGCTGGCAGGCTGCGTTCCTGTGCATGTCGGCACTGGGCGGGATCTGGTTGCTGTTCTGGGGCCTGAAATACTTCAACCCGGAAGATCACCCGAGCGTTAAACAGTCGGAACTGGACTACATCCAGAACGAAGTCGAACCGGAACAAACCCGCGTTCCGTTCTCGAAAATCCTGCGCATGCGCGGCACCTGGGCCTTCGCCCTCGCCTACTCGATCACCGCGCCGGTGTTCTGGTTCTACCTGTACTGGCTGCCACCGTTCCTCAATCAGCAATACAACCTGGGCATCAACGTGACCCAAATGGGTATCCCGCTGATCATCATTTACCTCACCGCCGACTTCGGCAGTGTCGGTGGCGGGATTCTGTCCTCGTTCCTGATCGGTCGCGGCGTGAACCCGATCAAGGCGCGGCTGATGTCCATGTTCCTGTTTGCCTGCTGCATCATCGGCGTGATCATGGCGGCCGGTTCCAGCAACCTGTGGGTCGCGGTGGCCGCCATCTCCCTGGCCATCGGTGCGCACCAGGCCTGGACTGCGAACATCTGGAGCCTGGTGATGGACTACACGCCCAAACACATGATGAGTACGGTGTTCGGTTTCGGCGGCATGTGTGCGGCGATTGGCGGGATGTTCATGACCCAACTGGTCGGCCACATCCTGACCATCACCAACAACAACTACACCGTGCTGTTCACCATGATTCCGGCGATGTACTTCATCGCGCTGATCTGGATGTACTTCATGGCACCGCGCAAGATTCCGAAAGTAGACGTCTGA
- a CDS encoding DJ-1 family glyoxalase III, protein MTFRALITLAEGIDDLQAVTLVDVLRRAKVEVVVASIEGRRMLTCARGTRVTTDAMLVDLLAQPFDLIVLPGGAVGAQHLAAHQPLQQLIKDQAAAGRLFAGIAEAPALALQAFGVLRQRRMTCLPSASHQLSGCNFVDQPVVVDGNCITAQGSGAALAFALALVEQLCGKAMRTAVAGELVV, encoded by the coding sequence ATGACCTTTAGAGCTTTGATTACCCTCGCCGAGGGCATCGATGACCTGCAAGCAGTCACCCTGGTCGATGTGCTACGCCGCGCCAAAGTGGAAGTGGTGGTCGCCAGCATCGAAGGTCGGCGCATGCTCACCTGCGCCCGTGGCACTCGCGTCACGACCGATGCGATGCTGGTGGATTTGCTGGCCCAGCCATTCGACCTGATCGTTCTACCCGGCGGTGCCGTCGGGGCACAGCATTTGGCAGCCCATCAACCCTTGCAACAACTGATCAAGGACCAGGCCGCAGCCGGTCGCCTGTTCGCCGGCATCGCCGAAGCCCCGGCACTGGCACTGCAAGCCTTTGGCGTATTGCGCCAGCGGCGCATGACGTGCCTGCCTTCGGCCAGCCATCAACTGTCTGGCTGCAACTTTGTCGATCAACCGGTGGTGGTCGATGGCAACTGCATCACCGCCCAAGGTTCGGGCGCCGCGTTGGCGTTCGCCTTGGCGCTGGTGGAACAGCTCTGCGGCAAAGCCATGCGAACGGCGGTGGCGGGGGAGTTGGTGGTTTAG
- a CDS encoding 4-oxalocrotonate tautomerase family protein — translation MPFVSVRITRDGVTREQKAQVIAEITETLQRVLGKPPELTHIVIEEVDTDNWGYKGITTTEYRKNQPG, via the coding sequence ATGCCTTTCGTCAGCGTACGTATCACCCGTGACGGCGTTACCCGGGAGCAGAAAGCCCAGGTCATCGCCGAAATTACCGAAACCTTGCAACGCGTCCTCGGCAAGCCGCCGGAGCTGACCCACATCGTGATCGAAGAAGTCGACACCGATAACTGGGGATATAAGGGCATTACCACGACCGAATATCGAAAAAATCAGCCGGGGTGA
- a CDS encoding TetR family transcriptional regulator, translated as MTTTSELSITSDEPVAEPRKSRKNNPEKTRENILQEAIVEFVQQGLSGARVDAIAERIHTSKRMIYYYFGSKEQLYVEVLEKLYGDIRTTENRLHLAELAPLEAIRRLVEFTFDHHDRNVDFVRIVSIENIHNAEYVKRSDAIKAMNNTVLDSLGVILRRGAEEGLFRTGLDPLDVHLLISSFCFYRVSNRHTFGEIFQIDLPDESIKQRHREMICESVLRYLQA; from the coding sequence ATGACAACAACTTCAGAACTCTCGATAACGTCCGACGAACCGGTTGCCGAGCCGCGCAAGAGTCGCAAGAACAACCCGGAAAAGACCCGCGAAAATATCCTGCAGGAAGCGATCGTGGAATTTGTGCAGCAGGGGCTTTCCGGTGCTCGCGTCGATGCGATCGCTGAGCGCATCCACACGTCCAAACGCATGATCTATTACTATTTCGGCAGTAAGGAACAGCTTTACGTCGAGGTGCTCGAGAAGCTCTACGGCGACATTCGCACCACTGAAAACCGACTGCACCTGGCCGAACTGGCGCCGCTGGAAGCAATTCGGCGACTGGTGGAATTCACCTTCGATCACCATGACCGCAACGTCGATTTCGTGCGCATCGTCAGCATCGAGAACATTCACAACGCCGAGTATGTGAAGCGCTCCGATGCGATCAAGGCGATGAACAACACCGTACTTGATTCACTGGGCGTGATTCTGCGTCGCGGTGCAGAAGAAGGGCTGTTCCGCACCGGGCTTGATCCGCTGGACGTGCATTTGTTGATCAGCTCGTTCTGCTTCTATCGCGTCTCGAACCGCCATACCTTTGGTGAGATTTTTCAGATCGACTTGCCGGACGAAAGCATCAAGCAGCGTCATCGGGAGATGATTTGCGAGTCCGTTCTGCGGTATCTTCAGGCGTAA
- a CDS encoding shikimate dehydrogenase, with translation MNQNQTVLAGLIGAGIQASRTPALHEHEGDAQGLRYLYRLIDLDQLKLDSNALPDLLTAAERMNFTGLNITFPCKQAIIPLLDELSPEARGIGAVNTVVLKDGKRIGHNTDCLGFAEGFRRGLQGVAVERVVQMGAGGAGAAVAHALLSEGVQQLSIFDVEISRAQSLADNLNQHFGSGRAVAAHDLALTLAEADGLVNTTPMGMKKLPGMPVPVELLRSELWVAEIVYFPLETELLRNARALGCRTLDGGNMAVFQAVKAFELFSGVVPDAQRMLAHFQSMNG, from the coding sequence ATGAACCAGAACCAAACGGTATTGGCCGGACTGATCGGTGCCGGCATCCAGGCTTCCCGCACTCCTGCGCTGCACGAGCACGAAGGCGATGCCCAGGGTTTGCGTTACTTGTATCGCCTGATCGATCTCGATCAATTGAAACTCGACAGCAACGCCCTGCCCGACCTGCTGACGGCCGCCGAGCGCATGAACTTCACCGGCTTGAACATCACGTTTCCGTGCAAGCAGGCGATTATTCCGTTGCTCGACGAGTTGTCGCCGGAAGCACGGGGTATCGGTGCAGTGAACACCGTGGTGTTGAAGGACGGCAAACGCATCGGCCACAACACCGATTGCCTGGGCTTTGCCGAGGGTTTTCGCCGGGGCTTGCAGGGCGTCGCCGTTGAGCGTGTCGTACAGATGGGCGCCGGTGGCGCTGGTGCAGCGGTGGCCCACGCGTTATTGAGCGAAGGCGTACAACAGCTGAGCATTTTCGACGTGGAGATCAGCCGCGCCCAAAGCCTGGCGGACAACCTCAATCAGCATTTCGGCAGCGGCCGCGCGGTGGCCGCTCATGATTTGGCGCTCACGCTGGCCGAGGCTGACGGCCTGGTGAACACCACGCCTATGGGCATGAAAAAACTGCCGGGCATGCCTGTGCCGGTGGAGTTGCTTCGATCTGAGTTGTGGGTAGCAGAGATTGTCTACTTCCCGCTGGAAACCGAACTGCTGCGCAACGCCCGAGCCCTGGGTTGCCGCACGCTGGATGGCGGCAACATGGCGGTTTTTCAGGCGGTGAAGGCGTTTGAATTGTTCAGCGGCGTGGTGCCGGATGCGCAGCGAATGCTGGCGCATTTTCAGAGCATGAATGGCTGA
- the trmA gene encoding tRNA (uridine(54)-C5)-methyltransferase TrmA, which yields MTFDSQAYAVQLEEKVTHLRDLLAPFDAPEPAVFDSPLKNFRLRAEFRLWREAGERHYAMFSQEDKRTPILIEEFPIASLRINQLMPQLKAAWQASSALSHKLFQVEFLTTLAGDAMITLCYHRPLDEHWHAAATKLATDLNVSVIGRSKGKREVIGHDYVVEKLEVGGRTFSYRQPEGAFTQPNGMVNQKMLNWAFDALGDRSDDLLELYCGNGNFTLPLATRVRKVLATEISKTSVNAALSNLSENAVDNVTLVRLSAEELTEALNEVRPFRRLHGIDLKSYEFGSVFVDPPRAGMDPDTCELTRRFDNILYISCNPETLAANIAQLHDTHRITQCAMFDQFPWTHHMESGVLLTRR from the coding sequence ATGACTTTTGATTCCCAGGCCTACGCCGTTCAGCTCGAAGAAAAGGTTACGCATCTGCGTGACCTGCTGGCCCCGTTTGATGCTCCCGAGCCAGCCGTTTTCGATTCGCCGCTGAAAAACTTCCGCCTGCGCGCCGAGTTCCGCCTGTGGCGCGAAGCCGGCGAACGTCACTACGCAATGTTTTCCCAGGAAGACAAACGCACGCCGATCCTGATCGAAGAATTCCCGATCGCGAGCCTGCGCATCAATCAGTTGATGCCGCAGCTCAAGGCGGCATGGCAGGCCAGTTCGGCCCTGAGCCACAAGCTGTTTCAGGTGGAGTTCCTGACCACCCTGGCCGGCGATGCGATGATCACCTTGTGCTACCACCGTCCGCTGGACGAGCACTGGCATGCAGCCGCCACGAAACTCGCGACGGATCTGAACGTCAGCGTTATCGGCCGCTCCAAGGGCAAGCGCGAAGTTATTGGTCATGATTATGTGGTCGAGAAACTGGAAGTCGGCGGCCGCACCTTCAGCTACCGGCAGCCCGAAGGCGCGTTCACCCAGCCCAACGGCATGGTGAACCAGAAGATGCTCAATTGGGCGTTCGACGCGCTCGGTGATCGCTCCGACGATTTGCTGGAGTTGTATTGCGGTAACGGCAACTTCACCCTGCCGCTCGCCACCCGCGTGCGCAAGGTGCTGGCCACCGAAATCAGCAAGACCTCGGTCAACGCAGCTTTGAGCAATCTCAGTGAAAACGCTGTGGACAACGTCACGCTGGTGCGCCTGTCCGCCGAAGAACTGACCGAAGCCCTGAACGAAGTGCGTCCGTTCCGCCGCCTGCACGGCATCGACCTCAAGAGCTACGAATTTGGCAGCGTCTTCGTCGACCCGCCCCGCGCCGGCATGGACCCGGACACCTGCGAGCTGACCCGGCGCTTCGACAATATCCTGTACATTTCCTGCAATCCGGAGACCCTGGCGGCCAACATCGCCCAACTGCACGACACCCACCGCATCACCCAGTGCGCGATGTTCGACCAGTTCCCGTGGACCCATCACATGGAATCCGGGGTGTTGTTGACCCGGCGTTGA
- a CDS encoding DUF4879 domain-containing protein gives MKKRLLIGLGILMASLAHSALAASAAPLTQVKVLKVESPACGFESIAEGQEQTSCNHTGPNIRVFVLEVGYGRNAHVALDGFDVNGTRTPVCAFDNGNLTECTVGKKTVGYLYIIDLAGKQEGTFTFSNTSINAPGNTMSTQLYIK, from the coding sequence ATGAAAAAGCGTCTGTTGATCGGCTTGGGTATTTTGATGGCTTCGCTGGCCCATTCCGCTTTGGCGGCATCCGCTGCGCCGTTGACCCAGGTGAAAGTGCTCAAGGTCGAGTCGCCGGCCTGTGGTTTTGAAAGCATTGCCGAAGGGCAGGAGCAGACGAGCTGCAATCACACCGGCCCGAACATTCGGGTTTTCGTGCTGGAAGTCGGCTATGGGCGCAATGCGCATGTCGCCCTGGATGGTTTTGACGTAAACGGAACCCGTACGCCGGTGTGTGCTTTTGATAACGGCAACCTGACCGAATGCACCGTGGGTAAAAAAACCGTCGGTTATCTCTATATCATCGATCTGGCGGGCAAACAGGAAGGCACCTTCACCTTCAGCAACACGTCGATCAACGCGCCGGGCAACACAATGTCGACGCAGCTTTACATCAAGTAA
- a CDS encoding LysR family transcriptional regulator encodes MQRQFDDLQLGSIELFCLAAEAGSFTAAALVAGVTPAAVSRSVSRMEERLGVRLFARTTRSVKLTDSGRRYYEECRQALAQLVEAQREVMGQQQVPSGTLRISIPTTYAHHRILPLLPEFRARFPAVKVESHISNRNIDFVGEGYDMAIRVRAIPDSGLIARQLEDAALVMIASPDYLKRAGTPQTLDDLQQHECIQYELPSSGRRIAWLFHDNGVEREILAEGNFSCSDDVLGGVTLAKHGAGLFQTYRFIVEKELAVGSLVEVLKPYGGRSRPFTLLYPQSRHMPLRLRAFIDFLVEHLPR; translated from the coding sequence ATGCAGCGACAATTCGACGATCTTCAACTGGGCAGCATCGAGCTCTTTTGCCTGGCCGCTGAGGCTGGCAGCTTCACCGCGGCGGCGCTGGTAGCGGGTGTGACTCCGGCTGCGGTTAGCCGTTCGGTGTCGCGCATGGAGGAACGCCTGGGCGTTCGATTGTTCGCCCGTACCACCCGCAGCGTCAAACTGACTGACAGCGGTCGCCGTTATTACGAGGAATGCCGCCAGGCGCTGGCGCAATTGGTCGAAGCCCAGCGCGAAGTCATGGGTCAGCAGCAAGTGCCGTCCGGGACCCTGCGCATCAGCATTCCGACCACCTATGCGCACCATCGAATCCTGCCGTTGCTGCCGGAGTTTCGAGCGCGGTTTCCGGCGGTGAAGGTCGAATCGCACATCAGCAACCGCAATATCGATTTCGTTGGTGAAGGCTATGACATGGCGATTCGTGTGCGGGCCATCCCGGATTCCGGCCTGATCGCGCGGCAACTCGAAGACGCCGCGCTGGTGATGATTGCCAGCCCCGACTACCTAAAGCGCGCCGGCACGCCGCAAACCCTCGATGACCTGCAACAACACGAATGCATTCAATACGAACTGCCCAGCAGTGGCCGGCGCATTGCCTGGTTGTTCCATGACAACGGCGTTGAGAGGGAAATTCTGGCCGAGGGCAATTTCAGTTGTTCTGACGATGTATTGGGTGGCGTGACCCTGGCGAAACACGGGGCGGGGCTGTTTCAGACCTATCGCTTCATCGTCGAGAAGGAATTGGCCGTTGGATCGCTGGTGGAAGTGCTCAAGCCGTACGGCGGACGTTCGCGACCGTTTACATTGCTCTATCCGCAGAGCCGGCATATGCCGTTGCGGCTGCGCGCGTTCATCGATTTTTTGGTCGAGCATTTGCCGCGCTGA
- the aroQ gene encoding type II 3-dehydroquinate dehydratase, translated as MSPIILVLNGPNLNLLGTREPATYGHETLADISAMCGRAAEEFGLAVEFRQTNHEGELLDWIHAARKRCAGIVINPAAWTHTSVAIRDALVASELPVIEVHLSNVHAREPFRHHSFVSGIATAVMAGFGSHGYRLALEHFSQRLKG; from the coding sequence ATGTCCCCCATCATTCTGGTGCTCAACGGCCCGAATCTGAACCTGCTCGGCACCCGTGAACCGGCGACGTACGGCCACGAAACCCTGGCTGACATTTCCGCCATGTGCGGCCGCGCCGCCGAAGAGTTTGGCCTGGCGGTGGAGTTTCGCCAGACCAACCACGAAGGCGAATTGCTCGACTGGATTCACGCCGCCCGCAAGCGCTGCGCCGGGATCGTGATCAACCCGGCAGCCTGGACCCACACTTCGGTGGCAATCCGTGATGCGCTGGTTGCCAGTGAATTGCCAGTGATCGAAGTGCACCTGTCCAACGTCCACGCCCGTGAACCGTTCCGTCATCACTCCTTCGTCTCGGGCATTGCCACCGCGGTAATGGCCGGTTTCGGCAGCCATGGCTATCGCCTGGCACTGGAGCATTTCAGCCAACGCCTGAAGGGGTGA